The window acatgattgtgatcaacaacctttactacttttgaatataagttcataacgattaggtgaaattcccttatatcctagcatcaaacttatgcatgaaaattaagcgtgcactctcaaccaacacacacaaatcagttttaattcatgaagataagtaaattgaattcacaacttatgaaacgcaattgaaagtaatcaaatcatatagcaagcataaacatggtttcgaatccccccctagcgaaggggggtttagttcctcatactcacaaagcaaagatacataaatttagacattaaaatccaaagaaagaaaacacctagatgatccaacttggacagcaggtgcatccacaagtcttctttcctccttgctgcggcacttgGTCTAAAGTCAAGTTCTagggtggtatttgtatgggagaatgggtagggaatggtatggaaaggtttaggattgatggggggTACGACTAGGGTAAAAAGAATCagaaaaatatggaagaatGGTGAAGGAAGGCTGTGGCAAAGAGAGGGAATGATTTCTGGAGAAAATTCTGAATATGGAGGGGTGGTTGatgtgtttttgatgtagtgtaatgtgtagtgttcttcccttcactccctatttatagaagctccaaagcaaagaatcactcaaatggcttcaataaacaatacaaacaaagaccaaaatgatgcaaaaacagctagtttacatgctcttttatcattgtgtcttgcctttaacaaaaggcaatcattccttttttgctaattcaactcctttgtagctatccatgtgccttcattcttcaatttctgatgcatttgccttgtattccatcccttttccacatgtactagctgttagacaactttcacacacatgttttgcatcatttcatcttgcaaacatcaacttttgaccactttacacctctacacacatgctatgcatcatttcagcttgcaattatgtttgtagttgctgaaaatgtgaatacatcttgtaaagcaatccaacaaatggcatatttcacttcttttcctttcaaattgttccttaggtgtatgtatctgcacacttccacactttCACACTTCAAtttcattattcagatttttgcatgtgttgaaaccctttttaaaacaccaaaaacgtccatcccacttgctccatatgcatgcaatccattttggcccaaaattgctccaaattgcaccaaaatgcactttctttccaactttgttattaggacctacaaacacacgaaaatagcttaaaacactcttataagcaataactaactaagtaaatgcaagaaaacatgttaactaagtcgcataaatatgctcctatcaaattcccccacacttagcttttgctagtcctcgagcaaaacgaaacaaacaaacaaaacaaagtaaataaaacacattctaatccttccaacatttgcctcagggatttccaatgcacatgacatgttaaaaatcattattcccacagattttagttatcttcacacttgagcacatacttaatcacagtcaccacatactagttcacatttaaccaattaaaatgatgttttgaatgtagtaacatgccttagagaatttgctcaattccttacaagatactctctattttcacacattttctgactacacaccctaccactagttatatgtgagaagattgatgtaaacatggaaacgaacactcacatatatgtgttacaaagaaagcaatttctggagttattaagcatgtttagatatgatctcatgaatggaatgctactacttagatgcgagaaccagtgacaccatatactcataccaaattcaaactccacaaattgaaacacataacactcaagatagaagtcaagggttgtaacggggcttggggtaatggttaacaaaggaaagatagggataacaaacgttcttaaagcaatagcaagcaaagtaatgaaatcgaaacttagaattcactttaaaatgcagaaatcaacttttaacacaaatggaagatttaagcaacacttagggccgaattcaatgttttggaccctttcttcaacaaccaacactttagaactctttttcatacattttcacaacttttcctttttttttttttttccgacccgtgccttattaaggactttggcacacaatacttgttttctgcaatacattaataaaaaggaattcaatttgagtcatgctttactatgcttcaagaacaagggtatggatggtcctaatctaggctaggtgaggatagtgtgggttaacaaagaacgtaggctaaacaaggctcaaaggggttaaacttaaacatataatgaatgggataggctttttggctctcggctcactaaacaacttcatcttgaatatgtgttatgcaaatcaataacatgctttgaatgaaataggcatgagttctagcatttggaactaaatgatgaaacacattctaagtagcaaccaagcaaagaataatgagatcatgcaacgactttagaaaacaatgatgcacaatttattaactctccaaataaacgtttaggctcaagtctcacaaggttgtagcgtacatttgagttccttctttcaagcatgttacaaaactgattttcctttatgattgcatgtgaattcataaattataaccacaaccaagcatacaccaaagagtaaatcaaatgttcatccatgtttataactctctttaacagtcatgtaattaaaaaccaaatcctcatcattgtgttggaaggtaccctaagacacatacaaaaacaactctttttgttttttttcaaaacaatttttcaaaattttatgagattttcggatttttatgtcaaaacacactaaaatactccaaaatagcttaaaaacacttaaaacagcaaggaacaacactagaagtaatgggtgataaactcctacgaatttcatgcaaaacaacttggttaccccccccacacttaaatcaaacattgtcctcaatgttttaagcataaactcacacaaaaacaagcaaacaaacaattaacgaataaacatgacaaatatggcaaagtaaaaaccagacagagtagagtttaagaacgcaaatctagttttggagatagatgatcttgttgactttccacagctttgatctcgaactggtttggaattctgagcgagaaatatgagagttccttggtttcaaatcatacttcttctgctgggatgatttgattgtgcagtctgcatttttctctgcttgtttcttctgcacggcgggctggcacgaggtaaaggtgttggtctgtttctttcttcaatctttccaagtgcccacctcttgctttctttctccttgtccctagctgaggatgaattggtaaattgtctccacatgcttcgaggtatcattttcacttcccttatctgttccccaggcagatgtggtagacgaagagaaaacataagatgatgaagatgagtactcaagagcaaggctaggtaagcaatcaggaaggggttccaggcagtcgattCCAGATCGAAAGAttaataccaagtgctggctgattactcACTTTTTTCTTGTCCTAAAATAACGAcaaagagaaggacagggagaaagcatgatatgagatactcttgctttcaaccttcatgatatgaaatacttttgctttggatgggttgtttgcagaggtaccccaaggaataaggaacactgagtgactcgagagggtttattggaaaggcattctcggagatgacggaaggttatgtatgtctgccttgccatggagggtgaaggtcgacatttataggaaataataactggtaatgttctttcactcttgtcggcaactgttggatgattgaacagtaaacttcacgtgctttctacttcaccagaaatcgtcgacagattgcccgtgatttccgtaaagctgagtgtgcatgtgacaggcgctgacacgtctggaaaagcaagtgcctcttcgatatctggaatcggcgtttcgacaaactgcccgtgatttccgcaaagctgactctgcatgtgatagaggttgacacgtctggaaaagcagatggttggaatcggcgcttcgacaaactgcccgtgatttccgcaaagcttactctgcatgtgacagatgctgacacgtctggaaaagcagatgcctctcgatatctggaattgcctctttgatctctgaaatcccgtcgagtgcagaggttgcatgtgacaattgcggacaaatctggaaaagaagattggccgtggtttcagagcaagcccagcttttgagaaagctagcgcctttttgatttttttagttggcctcttcgatttctgaactcgcctcttcaatctctgaaatcccatcacatgttgatttttatagaggtacgcaggacgttcaaagcacacttgaattttgcctatagaaaactcccttcttgcacttctacgatcttaacttgtccgacctcttctttctttaacacctctgaaaatgtctggcctttccaaccgtcgttttgacttaaaccttggtgaagaggcagtcccgccttctccagacaacatatggcgcccatccttcatatcccctactggtcctcttaccgttggggattcggtgatgaagaatgacatgaccgctgcggtggtggcccggatccttgtcactcctaaagataacagactgctttccagatggtctgatgagttggttgttaaggagtctctggctcttagtgtgcagtgtgcaggttctgtgtccaacatggcccaacgcctatttgctcgaacccgtcaagttgaatcgttggcggctgaagtgatgagtctcaaacaggagattagaggactcaagcatgagaataaacagttgcacaagctcgcacacaactatgccacaaacatgaagaggaaaattgaccagatgcaagaatctgatggtcagattttacttgatcatcggaggtttgtgggtttgttccaacagcatttgccttcgtcttctggggctgtaccgcgtagtgaagctccaaatgatcaacctccgatacctcctccttctgtggccccgccgactgctgaggctccgccgactactgagacttctcctaagcagcctttgtgaaggctccctcttgtatttatctacttaatgttcctttctttttttatgaatgtaaaaataccttgcataactgtcagtgtttaaaaaataaacccacacaaaaaacaattaaacaagcaacaaataaaaatgataatcaaggcaaaataaaactgtagaaaagggaaggtttttagaaacgcaaaactgattgtagagcgattcaaaaatcttccttatttgaatacatgggttgcctcccaagaagcgcttgctttaatgtcttgcagccggacgaagaactCATTCACTCCTCATTGGAGCCCACGACATGCAGGGAGATGTCCTCCACGGCATGCTCCTCAAAGtgctcataatagggcttcaatcggtgcccattcaccttgaattcatgtcccgttttcaagctttggatttggactgcaccatgaacaaaaagattagtaataacaaacggtccaatccacttagaacgtaacttaccgggaaacaactGTAAACGGGAGTTGAACAATAACACTTTCTGGCCTATGGAGAATGTTTTGCCTTgaatcatcttatcatggaaagctttggttttctccttgtaaatgctaGCATTCTCGTACGCCTcatgccgtatctcatcaagttcattgAGTTGAAACTTCCTATGACTTCCTGCGGCATTTAGGTCCATAttgaacttcttgatggcccaatgagctttgtgctccaattcaacgagGAGATGTCACGGCTTGCCATAGATGAGCctaaatggggacattccaatgggtgtcttgtacgccgtacgatatgcccaaagtgcatcatctaaccgtaagctccaatccttccttgtaggcccaacggtcttctctagaatttgtttgatctcacggttggaaacctcggcttggccattcgtttgaggatggtaaggtgtagaaaccctacagttgacattgtatttcctcaataacgcctctATGTTCCGGTTGCAAAAGTGCGATCCTTCATCACTTATgatgacacgtggcatgccaaaccttgcaaaaatgttagttctaataaaatctgcaaccactttagagtcattagtccgggtggctttagcttccacccacttcgacacataatcaaccgcaagcaagatatacatgaaaccatacgaggaaggaaagggacccataaaatcaattccccaaacatcaaaaatttcaacattaaggatagaaacttgcggcatttgatccctagcacctatgttacccattctttggcatttatcacatgttaagcaaaaagttctagcattcttaaagatactaggccaatagaacccacattgtaacaccttaagtgctgttctttgtgtgccaaagtgaccaccacatgcatatgtgtgacaaaaacttaaaattgaacgaaattcagaatcatgcacacatcgacgtacaatctgatccgggcaaaatttccacaaatatggatcatcccacacataaaaccgtgcatcatgcctaagtttatcacgttagtgcctagtgaaagtgcttggaatttgttttgacaccaaaaagttcaccaaatcggcataccaaggctcactaacctttatggacagcaattgttcatcggggaatgtctcgacaatgggtagggactcctcattatgcaccatgcggcttaggtggtcagccaccacgttctcacttcccttcttgtcacgaatctctatgtcgaacttttgtagtagcaacatccaacgaattagccggggcttggcctcctttttggtgagcaaatacttcaacgctgcatggttagtgaaaacaattactttagtaccaattagatatgatctaaacttatctaaagcaaaaacaacggcaagaagttctttttccgtagtggaatagttcaattgtgcatcattcaacgtccgggaggcatagtagatgacatgcggcctcttgtccttcctttgtcccaaaacagcccctGAAGCATAGTtggacgcatcacacataagctagaaaggtaggctccaatccggtggaacaatgatgggtgccttggtcaacaactccttgagttggttgaatgatgccgtgcacatttaggcaacaacccccaggtttctatcaaaagccgtttgcaccaactcaaccccaagcacaacccgcccaaaaatcaggttcttctattgataatgatcagatttttaatttactaacttcaaagtaaaggatatgatcaaatgttgtaaaagagcataagctcttctttactttaaagtaatttgttttgatcaaatgttgtaaaagagtataagctcttctttactttgaagtactcattttcttgttttatttgatatgcatgaaattggagtagttgggtccaacgcccaataggaaaaacacgccttaatatgattaaatgcgtaactaaaatcaatcaccatccctagaccgagattcaacactaggctcgtgttggatctaatcaaaggttcatagtcatcctaaggccctaaggcaactatatagtccatcaatgaatgcaaaccttatgttagtagtaccatatactctttctttaaaaaaccgttttacaagcatagtgggagtatcatgtacaactaaatcaatcacatggaccaatagttgtaataggaccaaattgttttaataagattaaaatgcatgcttatatgtgatgagacctaaaaccctc is drawn from Malus domestica chromosome 14, GDT2T_hap1 and contains these coding sequences:
- the LOC139191171 gene encoding uncharacterized protein, encoding MDLNAAGSHRKFQLNELDEIRHEAYENASIYKEKTKAFHDKMIQGKTFSIGQKVLLFNSRLQLFPVQIQSLKTGHEFKVNGHRLKPYYEHFEEHAVEDISLHVVGSNEE